The following are from one region of the Bacteroidota bacterium genome:
- a CDS encoding ParA family protein codes for MAKVIALANQKGGVGKTTTAINLSAALAVLEYKVLLIDADPQGNSTSGIGFDVRHIKSSIYECLIDDVDPNSAILNTEIEYLDLLPSNIDLVGAEIEILNRPNRENVLRNVIEKINKNYDFIFIDCSPSLGLITVNSLTAADTVMIPVQCEYFALEGLGKLLNTIKIIQGRLNTALEIEGFLLTMYDTRLNLSNQVVDEVKKHFKQMVFDTIIQRNVTLGEAPSYGQSVLSYDIKSKGSKNYLNLARELLQKNNMTKIDQSMI; via the coding sequence ATGGCAAAAGTAATTGCACTGGCAAACCAAAAAGGAGGGGTTGGGAAAACAACAACAGCAATTAATTTGAGTGCTGCCTTGGCCGTTTTAGAGTATAAAGTTTTACTTATTGATGCTGATCCGCAAGGAAATTCAACTTCAGGAATAGGTTTCGATGTTCGGCATATAAAATCAAGTATATATGAATGTTTGATAGACGATGTAGATCCTAATAGTGCTATTCTGAATACAGAAATTGAATATCTCGATTTACTTCCTTCAAATATAGATCTTGTTGGTGCCGAAATTGAAATTTTGAACAGACCCAATCGGGAAAATGTTTTACGTAATGTTATTGAAAAAATCAATAAAAACTACGATTTTATATTTATTGATTGCTCGCCATCATTAGGATTGATAACCGTAAATTCCTTAACTGCTGCAGATACTGTTATGATTCCAGTTCAGTGTGAATATTTTGCTTTGGAAGGGCTCGGGAAACTTCTTAACACAATCAAAATTATACAAGGACGTTTAAATACTGCTTTAGAAATTGAAGGATTTTTGCTTACTATGTACGATACACGATTAAACCTCTCTAACCAAGTTGTAGATGAAGTTAAAAAACATTTCAAACAAATGGTTTTTGATACAATAATTCAAAGAAATGTTACACTTGGCGAGGCGCCAAGCTATGGCCAATCAGTTTTGTCTTACGATATTAAATCAAAAGGCTCTAAAAATTATCTGAATTTAGCAAGAGAACTTTTGCAAAAAAATAATATGACAAAAATTGATCAATCTATGATTTGA
- a CDS encoding SMEK domain-containing protein, with the protein MIDLRQKAFNSISRVLAITRYDIEQRQLINEYGLNIHAENYFRDVFNFVYGYNFENDNFKSQNSSCVDLVDESRKLAYQITTTRTKEKVENTFKALKKEKYKNYTIKIFYLLDKSKPSEKTIEEFKNDYGIDLNDCLLDYTDLINKINDLTDDKLIELDNKHFKNNTEKYTDEIVLNLVFKHLIQNYSKINPNYDDDFGTIDTSEKIELNNINSRIASEINGGLDYINIVDSENDLLSDLRKLVVDELYKDILVHLLLPKVSKSVLVDKTLSELNDLCKTNNIDFNKIINNLHQNLEGKINIKDFNSMSISWIIISFFFEICDIGIKK; encoded by the coding sequence ATGATTGATTTAAGGCAAAAAGCATTTAATAGTATTAGCAGAGTTTTAGCAATAACTCGCTATGATATTGAACAACGCCAGTTGATAAATGAATATGGATTAAATATACACGCAGAAAATTACTTTAGAGATGTGTTCAATTTTGTTTACGGCTACAACTTTGAAAATGATAATTTTAAAAGCCAAAATAGTTCTTGTGTTGATTTAGTAGATGAAAGTCGGAAATTAGCCTATCAAATTACAACAACCCGAACAAAAGAAAAAGTTGAAAACACATTTAAAGCCCTAAAAAAAGAAAAGTATAAAAATTATACCATCAAAATATTTTATCTTCTTGATAAATCAAAACCTAGTGAAAAAACCATTGAAGAATTCAAAAATGATTATGGAATTGATTTGAATGATTGTTTATTAGACTACACAGACTTGATAAATAAAATAAATGACCTTACAGATGATAAGCTCATCGAATTAGACAATAAACATTTCAAAAACAATACAGAAAAATATACAGATGAAATTGTATTAAATCTTGTTTTTAAACACCTAATACAAAATTATTCTAAAATAAACCCCAACTATGATGATGATTTTGGAACTATTGATACTAGTGAAAAAATAGAACTAAATAATATAAACAGTAGAATTGCAAGTGAAATAAATGGCGGTTTAGATTACATCAATATTGTAGATAGTGAAAATGATTTATTAAGTGATTTGAGAAAATTAGTAGTAGATGAATTATATAAAGATATTTTAGTGCATTTGTTATTGCCTAAAGTGTCAAAGTCTGTATTAGTGGATAAAACATTATCGGAACTAAATGATTTATGCAAAACTAATAATATAGATTTCAATAAAATTATTAATAATTTACATCAAAATTTAGAAGGTAAAATAAATATCAAAGACTTTAATTCAATGTCAATTAGTTGGATTATTATATCTTTCTTTTTTGAAATTTGTGATATAGGTATAAAAAAATGA